In Corythoichthys intestinalis isolate RoL2023-P3 chromosome 4, ASM3026506v1, whole genome shotgun sequence, a genomic segment contains:
- the LOC130914740 gene encoding zinc finger protein 516-like isoform X1 — MNPSVGVMDAQARKLTPIKANSKHHLEGEDDKIPGPFDCNVCGRSFPFLSSLSQHMRRHTGARPYKCPYCDHRASQKGNLKVHIRSHKLGTLSSHHSNEDEEGGAEEEEMSVSEGLDGGTSPTKSSSACNRMISGDHADDSRRKVPVRSLKREKSISEQRPYCCRLCGFEAQREDQLLSHIEKVHITVDTGEQASVKQESLAEPLEPQCDGTFPCETCGQVFTQAWFLKSHMKKHAGILDHCCRICGRRFREAWFLKSHMKTHNTRSRSRAKLDSAEHPATINDVAQDPEIIGSVVSVYQMCSKCGNLFHSKESLRDHEKIHSLSYGKKYQNQLQPSKDDDSPATKRRLLDYLGLQPVEARAKDDGSDEILGQRIPELDPVCSYQAWHLATKGKVVEPVENNKVSSDGGSIGEEDIPIAAEDLEKENSNYTLQGQEKRSTGRRSSSSLGNQASSGDQTPDSLSDSEYRPSSRQERKRPSQPQVPSKSIECFECGKVFRSRHQMIVHQRVHRKDEGRTSVVDKEKSGSKDQWSSTSDPESGSPNRPFTPGYGDSPPASTFRDQASEMGTANSGEIPDEKPYICSLCGFVTTESHAYLAHVHVQHPAATEDRTSPIPRVTSNGYPKLKKALLQGLENIPSHSPHLSIDCSPLEPVLTPVDLCVRAEGHRGQAPLTLDMKILPNHKCSFCSHSTLYPEVLWMHQTVAHRMTSSSSNLVPKWALKNHNKGPRDFSSRRRTGPPPVLEGKECPPLPILLRGQRTRPPSQSNNVLKKIKNSCHSGTAPPSTSQSSSLLSRPSTSISGSHTASIPQSQPPRSRPKVDIAPWRSSLSSSSPKDRSSNALSRSPGPSLNSATATKRPECYMMPQEGLGFMLSNKYSTQAEYQRARGSAQSQLPISHGQRLSNATRPSGVIHSSTAGHYGATQAYGGILQTSSSSSLPSESHGNVKQEKTAEIPEMPNNILSFLKNYSPHELAALYHRWGATNSVLDPTGILRSLMRQGQHCCHECGKSFSQPSHLRTHMRSHTGERPFCCQLCPYRASQKGNLKTHVQSVHHMPFDNNLHPDSRNLLLNLEEQGQFRPSPTSQNPQ, encoded by the exons ATGAATCCTAGTGTGGGGGTGATGGATGCCCAAGCGAGAAAGTTGACTCCCATCAAGGCCAATTCCAAACATCATCTTGAGGGTGAGGATGACAAAATACCAGGTCCTTTCGACTGCAACGTTTGCGGCCGCAGCTTTCCTTTCCTGAGCTCTTTGTCACAGCATATGAGACGCCATACTGGTGCACGCCCTTACAAATGCCCCTACTGTGACCACAGGGCCTCTCAGAAGGGCAACCTCAAAGTTCACATACGCAGTCACAAACTAGGCACGCTCTCTAGCCACCACTCCAATGAGGATGAGGAAGGCGGggcagaagaagaagaaatgagtGTTTCAGAGGGTCTTGATGGCGGCACAAGTCCAACCAAAAGCAGTTCAGCATGTAATCGGATGATAAGTGGAGATCATGCAGATGATAGTCGCAGGAAAGTGCCAGTAAGGAGCTTGAAAAGAGAGAAATCTATAAGTGAACAGCGGCCTTATTGCTGCCGCCTTTGTGGCTTTGAGGCCCAGCGGGAGGATCAGCTCCTGAGCCACATTGAGAAGGTCCACATCACTGTAGACACAGGTGAGCAAGCGAGTGTTAAGCAAGAATCCTTAGCTGAACCACTTGAACCTCAATGTGATGGGACCTTTCCCTGTGAAACCTGTGGCCAAGTGTTTACGCAAGCCTGGTTCTTAAAGTCACATATGAAGAAACACGCGGGAATCCTTGACCACTGCTGTCGCATATGTGGACGACGCTTCCGCGAAGCATGGTTTCTTAAATCCCACATGAAAACACACAACACTAGATCACGGTCTCGTGCAAAATTAGATTCTGCTGAGCATCCTGCAACCATTAATGATGTCGCACAGGATCCTGAAATCATTGGCTCTGTTGTGTCAGTATACCAAATGTGCTCTAAGTGTGGAAACCTGTTTCATAGCAAAGAGAGCCTGAGGGATCATGAAAAAATCCACAGTCTTAGTTATGGAAAGAAATATCAGAACCAATTACAACCCAGTAAAGATGATGACTCTCCAGCTACAAAGAGACGTTTGCTTGACTATTTAGGCCTTCAGCCGGTTGAGGCAAGGGCCAAAGATGATGGAAGTGATGAGATACTGGGTCAAAGAATCCCAGAGCTTGATCCAGTTTGCAGCTACCAAGCATGGCATTTAGCTACGAAAGGAAAGGTTGTAGAACCTGTAGAGAACAACAAGGTTTCTAGTGATGGAGGAAGCATTGGCGAGGAAGACATTCCGATCGCTGCTGAAGACTTAGAGAAAGAGAACAGCAACTATACCCTTCAAGGTCAAGAAAAACGCAGCACAGGTCGTCGCAGCAGCTCCAGTTTAGGAAATCAAGCTTCATCTGGAGATCAGACACCAGACAGCCTCAGCGATTCGGAATATCGACCATCATCTCGCCAGGAACGAAAACGACCGTCCCAGCCTCAAGTTCCTTCTAAATCCATTGAGTGTTTTGAATGTGGTAAAGTTTTCCGCAGTCGTCACCAGATGATTGTCCACCAGCGAGTCCATAGAAAAGATGAAGGAAGGACATCAGTGGTCGACAAGGAAAAGAGCGGAAGTAAAGACCAGTGGAGCTCCACCAGTGACCCAGAATCAGGTTCCCCAAACCGACCTTTTACCCCAGGGTATGGAGATTCTCCGCCAGCCTCCACTTTCAGAGATCAAGCATCTGAGATGGGCACTGCTAACTCAGGAGAGATTCCAG atGAGAAGCCATATATCTGCAGCCTGTGTGGCTTCGTTACCACTGAATCACATGCCTACCTGGCACATGTCCATGTTCAGCATCCGGCTGCCACTGAAGACAGAACCAGCCCCATTCCTAGAGTTACCTCCAATGGATATCCCAAGTTGAAGAAAGCCCTTCTGCAGGGTTTGGAAAATATCCCATCCCATTCTCCTCATCTTTCAATTGACTGTTCTCCCCTTGAGCCTGTTTTGACCCCTGTGGATTTATGTGTGAGGGCTGAGGGTCACAGGGGGCAAGCCCCCTTAACCCTCGACATGAAAATCCTCCCAAACCATAAATGTTCCTTCTGCTCCCATTCTACACTCTATCCTGAGGTTTTGTGGATGCACCAGACTGTGGCTCACCGCATGACCAGTAGTAGCTCCAATCTGGTGCCTAAATGGGCTCTGAAAAACCACAACAAGGGGCCAAGAGACTTTTCCTCCAGGAGACGTACTGGCCCTCCACCAGTCTTAGAGGGCAAGGAATGTCCAccgctgccaatacttttgcgtGGCCAACGTACACGTCCCCCATCACAGTCTAACAACGTACTTAAAAAGATCAAAAACAGTTgccattcaggtacagcaccaCCATCAACCTCTCAGTCTTCATCTTTACTGTCAAGACCCTCCACATCCATTTCAGGTTCTCATACTGCAAGCATCCCTCAAAGTCAGCCACCACGCTCCAGACCCAAAGTTGATATTGCCCCTTGGAGGAGCTCGCTGTCATCCTCCAGCCCTAAAGATAGGAGCTCCAACGCACTCTCGCGGTCCCCGGGCCCAAGCCTCAACTCTGCTACAGCAACCAAAAGGCcagaatgttacatgatgcctcAGGAGGGACTCGGCTTTATGCTTTCTAACAAGTATAGTACCCAAGCTGAGTACCAGCGAGCCAGAGGCTCCGCTCAATCACAGCTCCCCATCTCCCATGGCCAGCGACTGTCTAATGCCACGAGGCCTAGTGGTGTCATCCACAGCTCCACAGCGGGGCACTATGGAGCAACACAGGCATATGGAGGCATTCTCCAGACTTCTTCATCATCCTCCCTCCCCTCGGAATCTCATGGGAATGTGAAACAGGAGAAAACAGCAGAGATCCCAGAAATGCCAAACAACATCCTCAGTTTCCTCAAAAACTACAGCCCTCATGAGCTAGCTGCACTGTATCACCGCTGGGGTGCCACAAATTCAGTTTTGGATCCTACTG GTATCCTGAGGTCTCTCATGCGACAGGGACAGCATTGCTGCCACGAGTGTGGGAAGAGTTTTAGTCAGCCTAGCCACCTGCGCACGCATATGAGGTCTCATACAG GAGAGAGGCCTTTCTGCTGCCAGCTCTGCCCATACAGAGCCTCTCAGAAAGGGAACCTGAAGACACACGTTCAGAGTGTCCACCACATGCCTTTTGACAACAACCTACACCCAGATTCAAGGAACTTGTTGCTCAACCTGGAGGAGCAGGGACAGTTCAGACCGTCACCAACCTCCCAAAATCCACAATAG
- the LOC130914740 gene encoding zinc finger protein 516-like isoform X2, protein MNPSVGVMDAQARKLTPIKANSKHHLEGEDDKIPGPFDCNVCGRSFPFLSSLSQHMRRHTGARPYKCPYCDHRASQKGNLKVHIRSHKLGTLSSHHSNEDEEGGAEEEEMSVSEGLDGGTSPTKSSSACNRMISGDHADDSRRKVPVRSLKREKSISEQRPYCCRLCGFEAQREDQLLSHIEKVHITVDTGEQASVKQESLAEPLEPQCDGTFPCETCGQVFTQAWFLKSHMKKHAGILDHCCRICGRRFREAWFLKSHMKTHNTRSRSRAKLDSAEHPATINDVAQDPEIIGSVVSVYQMCSKCGNLFHSKESLRDHEKIHSLSYGKKYQNQLQPSKDDDSPATKRRLLDYLGLQPVEARAKDDGSDEILGQRIPELDPVCSYQAWHLATKGKVVEPVENNKVSSDGGSIGEEDIPIAAEDLEKENSNYTLQGQEKRSTGRRSSSSLGNQASSGDQTPDSLSDSEYRPSSRQERKRPSQPQVPSKSIECFECGKVFRSRHQMIVHQRVHRKDEGRTSVVDKEKSGSKDQWSSTSDPESGSPNRPFTPGYGDSPPASTFRDQASEMGTANSGEIPDEKPYICSLCGFVTTESHAYLAHVHVQHPAATEDRTSPIPRVTSNGYPKLKKALLQGLENIPSHSPHLSIDCSPLEPVLTPVDLCVRAEGHRGQAPLTLDMKILPNHKCSFCSHSTLYPEVLWMHQTVAHRMTSSSSNLVPKWALKNHNKGPRDFSSRRRTGPPPVLEGKECPPLPILLRGQRTRPPSQSNNVLKKIKNSCHSGTAPPSTSQSSSLLSRPSTSISGSHTASIPQSQPPRSRPKVDIAPWRSSLSSSSPKDRSSNALSRSPGPSLNSATATKRPECYMMPQEGLGFMLSNKYSTQAEYQRARGSAQSQLPISHGQRLSNATRPSGVIHSSTAGHYGATQAYGGILQTSSSSSLPSESHGNVKQEKTAEIPEMPNNILSFLKNYSPHELAALYHRWGATNSVLDPTGILRSLMRQGQHCCHECGKSFSQPSHLRTHMRSHTVGFDFNGLHRGTDAHSTASEAPKQERGLSAASSAHTEPLRKGT, encoded by the exons ATGAATCCTAGTGTGGGGGTGATGGATGCCCAAGCGAGAAAGTTGACTCCCATCAAGGCCAATTCCAAACATCATCTTGAGGGTGAGGATGACAAAATACCAGGTCCTTTCGACTGCAACGTTTGCGGCCGCAGCTTTCCTTTCCTGAGCTCTTTGTCACAGCATATGAGACGCCATACTGGTGCACGCCCTTACAAATGCCCCTACTGTGACCACAGGGCCTCTCAGAAGGGCAACCTCAAAGTTCACATACGCAGTCACAAACTAGGCACGCTCTCTAGCCACCACTCCAATGAGGATGAGGAAGGCGGggcagaagaagaagaaatgagtGTTTCAGAGGGTCTTGATGGCGGCACAAGTCCAACCAAAAGCAGTTCAGCATGTAATCGGATGATAAGTGGAGATCATGCAGATGATAGTCGCAGGAAAGTGCCAGTAAGGAGCTTGAAAAGAGAGAAATCTATAAGTGAACAGCGGCCTTATTGCTGCCGCCTTTGTGGCTTTGAGGCCCAGCGGGAGGATCAGCTCCTGAGCCACATTGAGAAGGTCCACATCACTGTAGACACAGGTGAGCAAGCGAGTGTTAAGCAAGAATCCTTAGCTGAACCACTTGAACCTCAATGTGATGGGACCTTTCCCTGTGAAACCTGTGGCCAAGTGTTTACGCAAGCCTGGTTCTTAAAGTCACATATGAAGAAACACGCGGGAATCCTTGACCACTGCTGTCGCATATGTGGACGACGCTTCCGCGAAGCATGGTTTCTTAAATCCCACATGAAAACACACAACACTAGATCACGGTCTCGTGCAAAATTAGATTCTGCTGAGCATCCTGCAACCATTAATGATGTCGCACAGGATCCTGAAATCATTGGCTCTGTTGTGTCAGTATACCAAATGTGCTCTAAGTGTGGAAACCTGTTTCATAGCAAAGAGAGCCTGAGGGATCATGAAAAAATCCACAGTCTTAGTTATGGAAAGAAATATCAGAACCAATTACAACCCAGTAAAGATGATGACTCTCCAGCTACAAAGAGACGTTTGCTTGACTATTTAGGCCTTCAGCCGGTTGAGGCAAGGGCCAAAGATGATGGAAGTGATGAGATACTGGGTCAAAGAATCCCAGAGCTTGATCCAGTTTGCAGCTACCAAGCATGGCATTTAGCTACGAAAGGAAAGGTTGTAGAACCTGTAGAGAACAACAAGGTTTCTAGTGATGGAGGAAGCATTGGCGAGGAAGACATTCCGATCGCTGCTGAAGACTTAGAGAAAGAGAACAGCAACTATACCCTTCAAGGTCAAGAAAAACGCAGCACAGGTCGTCGCAGCAGCTCCAGTTTAGGAAATCAAGCTTCATCTGGAGATCAGACACCAGACAGCCTCAGCGATTCGGAATATCGACCATCATCTCGCCAGGAACGAAAACGACCGTCCCAGCCTCAAGTTCCTTCTAAATCCATTGAGTGTTTTGAATGTGGTAAAGTTTTCCGCAGTCGTCACCAGATGATTGTCCACCAGCGAGTCCATAGAAAAGATGAAGGAAGGACATCAGTGGTCGACAAGGAAAAGAGCGGAAGTAAAGACCAGTGGAGCTCCACCAGTGACCCAGAATCAGGTTCCCCAAACCGACCTTTTACCCCAGGGTATGGAGATTCTCCGCCAGCCTCCACTTTCAGAGATCAAGCATCTGAGATGGGCACTGCTAACTCAGGAGAGATTCCAG atGAGAAGCCATATATCTGCAGCCTGTGTGGCTTCGTTACCACTGAATCACATGCCTACCTGGCACATGTCCATGTTCAGCATCCGGCTGCCACTGAAGACAGAACCAGCCCCATTCCTAGAGTTACCTCCAATGGATATCCCAAGTTGAAGAAAGCCCTTCTGCAGGGTTTGGAAAATATCCCATCCCATTCTCCTCATCTTTCAATTGACTGTTCTCCCCTTGAGCCTGTTTTGACCCCTGTGGATTTATGTGTGAGGGCTGAGGGTCACAGGGGGCAAGCCCCCTTAACCCTCGACATGAAAATCCTCCCAAACCATAAATGTTCCTTCTGCTCCCATTCTACACTCTATCCTGAGGTTTTGTGGATGCACCAGACTGTGGCTCACCGCATGACCAGTAGTAGCTCCAATCTGGTGCCTAAATGGGCTCTGAAAAACCACAACAAGGGGCCAAGAGACTTTTCCTCCAGGAGACGTACTGGCCCTCCACCAGTCTTAGAGGGCAAGGAATGTCCAccgctgccaatacttttgcgtGGCCAACGTACACGTCCCCCATCACAGTCTAACAACGTACTTAAAAAGATCAAAAACAGTTgccattcaggtacagcaccaCCATCAACCTCTCAGTCTTCATCTTTACTGTCAAGACCCTCCACATCCATTTCAGGTTCTCATACTGCAAGCATCCCTCAAAGTCAGCCACCACGCTCCAGACCCAAAGTTGATATTGCCCCTTGGAGGAGCTCGCTGTCATCCTCCAGCCCTAAAGATAGGAGCTCCAACGCACTCTCGCGGTCCCCGGGCCCAAGCCTCAACTCTGCTACAGCAACCAAAAGGCcagaatgttacatgatgcctcAGGAGGGACTCGGCTTTATGCTTTCTAACAAGTATAGTACCCAAGCTGAGTACCAGCGAGCCAGAGGCTCCGCTCAATCACAGCTCCCCATCTCCCATGGCCAGCGACTGTCTAATGCCACGAGGCCTAGTGGTGTCATCCACAGCTCCACAGCGGGGCACTATGGAGCAACACAGGCATATGGAGGCATTCTCCAGACTTCTTCATCATCCTCCCTCCCCTCGGAATCTCATGGGAATGTGAAACAGGAGAAAACAGCAGAGATCCCAGAAATGCCAAACAACATCCTCAGTTTCCTCAAAAACTACAGCCCTCATGAGCTAGCTGCACTGTATCACCGCTGGGGTGCCACAAATTCAGTTTTGGATCCTACTG GTATCCTGAGGTCTCTCATGCGACAGGGACAGCATTGCTGCCACGAGTGTGGGAAGAGTTTTAGTCAGCCTAGCCACCTGCGCACGCATATGAGGTCTCATACAG TTGGGTTTGATTTTAATGGACTCCACAGAGGTACTGACGCTCACAGCACCGCTTCTGAAGCTCCCAAACAA GAGAGAGGCCTTTCTGCTGCCAGCTCTGCCCATACAGAGCCTCTCAGAAAGGGAACCTGA